The DNA region CCAAGCTCGGCACAGCTCTCATGACCTACACCTTTTTAAATACTCAGGATTCACCCTGCCCGAACACTGACATTGATCGGAAGCAAACAAGACTCCCATTCCCAAAGACGCGCAGATTGCACTTGGCGGGCACGTACACCTGTGCTGCCTGAGCTTGCTATGATCTGAATCGGATCCCCAGCTGACCCATCCTTCGACCTGGTGTGCCAAGAGATGGCCTCGTTAAATTAATACGTGATCCCTTCGCTTCAGAGTTATCTTCAAGATTATTCCAATTTATCAAATGGACGGGGCCGATTATGGTGGTGACTCTCGATTGATCGGCGGGCTTATCGCTGTGGGCAACCTCTCTTCCGAGCCAGTCAAGCCGGCAGGCAAGTGAGTTCATCCAAGAAGTGATACGGACATGGCTTGCAATGCCGCGGACAGGATCAAAAGTAATGACAATACAGTGTATAATCAGACTACACAGGTTTATTACACATTTTACTTCTTGAAATACCATCCACACCCCTCCCAGCTTTCCCTCTTTTGCCCTAGAACTCCCCGATCACCCCCTTTGCCAAATATCCGCATCAAGTCCCACGCCATCACTCGCCACACGGATCTCTCCCATACCGCGCGCCTATCCCAAAAGCCCTCAACTTCCTTTTCACCAACATCATAACTTGAGCTGCCTGTCCACGGTAAGAACCAAAGCGAAGCTCTACAGTGGCCCATCCCTCAACTTTATGGCGGTGgccaaccacctcttccatCTGAAACTCAATCCCGTGAGACACAAAAACTCTCTCCAGGTTTCCATACTCCAAAAAGTGCGCCGGCCCGCTGATAACAACAACCCTTGTATTCTCTCTCGGTGTCTCTTTCTGTGCCACTCTGATCCGGTTAGGCCTCACGCGCGCCATTCTCCCCTTGACCAGCCAGCCCCCAGCTTGACTCTCATCGCCATACGAGGCGAGAAACCGCTGGGCTGATTGAACATCGAAGAAAGTAATTTTCGCTGCGGCAGAAGTGTGACATCGAGTAGAGTCTGGGTAGTTAATGACCGTGGCCCAGATACGACCCATTTTGCGGATGCATCCTAGGAGACCCTTGGTATCGATGTCGGATGGCAGCCCGGTCACCTAGACCGAGGTGTTCAGGTGGTCATCTATATCTGCTGACCAGTTCGCCTCGCAGGCGGGATTTCCTTCGTAATTCGCCGACATTCCTGGCGGGCGAAGTGCAGGAGACAGGGCGGGTTGAATGCCCATCGAGAGGTGGGGATGACTGGCAGGTGGCAtgagatgttgatgatggagggtcGGTTCTTGGTGGTACTGTCTCACGAGGGATTCGTTATCATGACCATGAACAATGATGGGTTGGAAAGTGGCTGCACAGCTTGGTTCTCCGTGTGTACCTGTAGAGTGGGTGTTGTTGCGCTCATAATACGGACTCGGAAGGCAAATGGGGTTGGTGCTATCGCAGCTAGGATCGGTTGAGTACTGCGTAGAAAACAAAAGGTCAGCCAAGTGATCCCCGAGATTAGTAGGGAAGATTGTTGCCATAAGTTCACATGAAGCGCATAGAATGATGACAAGTCTGTCGAGGGAGTCCTCAAGACCCAGTTATCAGCCTCATATCTCCAGACCGCCACGCAAAGACTGGAGACCATGCTGTGGCTGACTTCAGAGAGGTGATAAAGATGGGGGTTCATCTTGGGCGTGTCGGTCGATAGCGGGAGTGGACATTGGGAGATCTGGCAACCAACAGTCAAAGGCACACGGTAGCTGTTTGGATCGTAGAAATCAGAGACCCTCATCTGATGGATATGCGATTGATGACGCTGGTTGAGCGCTTTGGTTTGATCGATATTTGAAGAAAGATAGTGGGTCGGTCAGATTGAAGGGTTTCAAGTAGGTATTCTGGCTTGTGGACGATTGGGGCCCGTATTGAGACTTGTAGTTGAAAGTAGTGAATGCCTTGGGCCGACTGTGAACGAGAAAATGGTGAAGGAAAGGTCCGGGCCGCGAAGAAAAGCGCAGAGATTGCGGAACAGTCGCTTGGTAATAAAAGCAGTGACGACGGACAGATCCAAACAATGGTTTCAAGACAAATGAATAAGAGCTTGGGCCCAAAACGCCGACAACCCCGCCCAAGCTCCCGCTGTCGAGGTGGGGAGTAGATGAATTATGATGACGTTGAATCCATGGCTCATCCTTTTATCGATAAGGGTGCAGAAAGAGTGTCTTAGCACCGTGTTCACAAAGTTTGAGAATGGTCAAAGCACACATGGTGCACAAAGCAAAGAAAGAGACTCTATAATAAAGCAGAAATTCAGGGTATCCACGCTAGCACAGAAAAGAACCTGGGAAAGCAACGCCAACCCGGAGCAAATCCAGCGCTCATATCCAGACCATAGGGTTACCCtttcccccaaacccctaAACTCCTGAAGCCCAGAGACAAATGATCCCGACCCAGCTAATCCCTTCCCGGTCTCCAACACATGCGTTAACCCCACCTAAAACCTAATGCTTGTCGTATGGCCAAAGACATCCCGGGACTCTTGCTACTCTTCCTGGGAGCCAACCACGGATGGCTCGGCGCATGGGTCAATCCCATAAGTCGCATTTGTCCCCTTCTTGCGAAAGTAGGGGTCGGTCGCGATCATTTCCTTCACCTTCGCAGCCTGCGAGTGAGAGGCGAAATGAAACTCAAGGGCAGACATATCGCCTGACGACACCATCGCTATCTTGTCGAGTTCATACCGGATGTTCTTCATCTCGAAGCACTCCTTCAAGAACGCAACACTCAAACCACCCGTGAGGCCTGTGATAACGAGAACCCTTGAAAACTCGCTCGGCAATGTGCTCTGTGCAATTCGACATTTCGCTAATCGAATGTTGCCCTGCACCCCGCCAACCATGAGGTGGCCCTCTTGGGCAAGCCTCTGCGCAGCTTCCCGCTCAAAAAAGACAACCAGGGCTCCAGAACTGCAGTTCTTTGAGTAGCGAACACGACCATAGCCTCTAATGCTTCCAAGTaatttggagagggtgacATCCTTCGGAAGGTCGAAAATGAAGACAGAGCAGCTGTCATCGGGTGGAACATCCTCAGCCATATCTTCGACAGACCAAGCGCTTTGCTGACTGTTATTCGTTGAACTGCAGGGACTGTCTGTTGGTTCCACTGTTCTTTTTGCGTCTTGGGCACGCTTGAATGCCTCGCGAACTTGTTCAGATGAATTAGCATCGAGAGGTTGGACCAATCGGTTGAAAGGACGAGGAGACTCTGTGATCTGGTTCTGACGGCAAGTATTAGATTGGGCGCCGGAAGGGATGGCATGATGTTGGGAGGATGACAGATGCTGGCGACGAATACTCGGTGTCGAAGACCGGGAAATTGAGCCACTATCGCTGGAAATACCGCGGGGGAAAAACCGTGATGTTGAGGACTGCTGGTCTGAGGGAGCGAGGGTCGTAGACCTCGAGAGTGCGCCGCTCGGGCTCTCCACATAATCACTGAGGTCCCCGAAACCTGACAGCTCCCCACCCCTCAGGCCCACGAGACGAAGGTCTTCCCAGAGCGTATGACCACTTCCCATGGAAGAAGTGGTGTCCGTCCAATTgatgcttgctgctgcttggcatGCATCTCTCTTCCTGGCTATTCTCTCCAACCATCCCGTCTGCATGATTGAGgcaccttctccatcttcgcGCAAAAACTCGAGAGAGGAGTCTTTCTCATTGCCCTTGCGCTCTAGCCATCCGGGAAGATAAGGGTCGGCAAACGGGCAATCGTCGTCACAGTCCTCTAGGCACAAGGCTCCGCCAGTGAATGTCTAAAGAGTGGCAAGGTGGTTAGTTCCGACTCTTGTGAAGGTATTTGCACACATTGAGTGGGCTTACCAAAAAGGCTGAATTGGAAGGCGATGGCGCCGATGACAGATCCACAAGTGGCGACGACGGGTCGAAAGGAATCGCGTTAGGGCGTAGCCCGTATTGTCCAGAAAGCCCCAGCGGAGATGGCGCGTGAGGTGTAGCAGACCGACTATGGAGATTGAACTGGGGGTAGTAACCTCCATGGGCATGAGGGTGTCCAACAATACCGGCATCGGAATGTCCAATGAGACCATCGTCGAAATGACCAACGAAACCAGCGTGGGGATGCCCAATGAGACTGTCGTGATCCGGTGCCGAGTAGCTGCGGTGGAAAGCCCGGGACTCGACCGGGTGAGGAGGGTAGAAGACGCTGAGGTCATTTGCGACATAGAGACCCACGTTCGTACTGAATTGTAGTGGCAGTCCAGGGTGGCCATATCCGGCGCCAGAGTTGCCCTCGTGAATCTCGTGATACCTTCTGACGCGAGTATTGTTGATCCTGGTTGTCGGTCGCATCGTGATTCTCCTAACCAGGTCGAAGCAGAGCGATGATAgtgaaaggggggtggatggataGATGGGAGAAGGCAAAATAAAAGATGCCCGGGTGTAGATGTGGTggaagaaaccaaaaaacaaaacaaaatgGTCGCCGGGAGGTCGAAGGAGAAATAGTCGAGCCAGGCCAGGCCAGGCGGGGCGGTTGCGCGAACTGGCTATTCACTGCGGAATATGAGTGAAGGAGAATGGGAGTTGCTCCCAGTGTACCTGCCCGCCCACCTTTTCAACACCACGTTCGGCTTTCGAGCACTGCGCGCTGAACGGAACGCACAGTCAGCGTGCCTGCTTCCATTGTCCCAGGCTGTTGTCTTGCTTGAATAGCCCATTGGCACGAGCATTGACCCATTGACTTCGCCATTCAGCAGTTTTTGTATTCATCATGCCGATTGGTCATTCACAAAGGTCTCCAGTCGGCTGAAGATAACTTCTGCTATTGAACCGCACCTTTTGGGTTGTTGACACTGGTTCTCCCTCCCTGTACAGGGCATCATGAGGAGTTGAAGGCGCCACCATGTCAGCTTGTGCGCAACTGCTGTTGTCTTTTGACTTCATGTGCCTTTAAGTGGAGAGCTTCAGGGCCTACGCTCATCTAGTCTCGTCCAATCCATTTAAACATACAAAAAACACCATCTACTGTCACAGATTTATGACTTGTTAAATATTGTGTAGATGCAGTCATATCTTTCGATGCCAATATGGGCCCTTGCAGAGATAGCGTCATTCATGCAATCATTTGGAAAGCTCAGGTCGTTTGCATTCCCGCAAGCTAAATCCAGAGGTGGCTATGTACAAGTGAAGGCGATGTCCAAGCATAGATCTGACCGCCTTTATAACAAACAGTATGACCAAGCACGATTCGGAGGGCTGTGAGATGCTTTCTACGGCAGACTCATAGAAGCTCGGTCCAAATCATCAAGGTGCCCGCCATCAACAGTATCATTATCCAAGAGGGGTTGAACGATCCAGCGCCGGAGGCTGGGGTACTGGTTGTTGTCGTGTCTGTAGTTGTCTCAGTTGTCGTCCCATCAGTTGTCTCGGTTCCCGACTgagttggtgtggtggtagGAGGAGCAGTAGTTGTAGGGAGGTCAACGACGGTGTCAGAGCTGTTGAACCTCTCTGCAATGAACTCGGCTGCGTCGAGGGTGTAATTGGCAAAGTATGAACCATGGACCGACCGGTCTGATCCCAGGTCGCAATAAATATCACCTTCATCACACCAGCTGCGAATTCTAGCTGCATATGGCTCACAAGCGGTGATGTTTTTACGAGCGAACAAGCCCGCACCGGTGCTTGTGCCAACGCTCCAGGGGTGAGTTTTATTGAAGTCAGGGGAGCCAAATGCAACCATTGCAATAACTTTGAATATAGATTAGCCATCTCATGCTTGTGGATACGATAATGCCAGAGGTTCTGCCTACCTTGCGAGCCAAGTGCCTTCTGGAATTCGGGGGACACAAAgaacccatcatcactgtTTCCGCAGACAGCGTCCATCATGGCGTGAGCTCCCTGCGAATAGCCCAGCAGAGCGACCTTGCTATCAGGACAGGCGTCCACATATTGAAGGACAagcttctcaaactcggAGGCTCCCGTTGCATAGGAGGTAAAGTAATTTTCGAATGTTGCTGGATAGACGATGGTGGCAATTGAAGAGTTGGGTATCAGCAAGGAAGCATTCTGGGCCACAACTCCAATCCGGCCATACCCGTCAGGTTCAGTAGATCCACGGGCAACGATCATGTGTATGCCCGTTGAGCATGTGCCATCCCAGACAAGAGCCTGTCGCTGGAAGAGCGCAGTTGCCAGCGTCAGAGCGCGTGATAAAAGGTCCTTCATGTTGTCGATGGTGATCCAAAATTTTGGAACGGAAGAAATGTCAAAATGAACCACAAGCAACAAGCTTGAAGTAGGTGGAAATCTCGAATGGGGGGTCGGAATCCGAAGACCTGGGACAAAATCCGGAGACAACGCATTCTTATCCCCACAGCCCCACCGTGTTGGACCTCGGCGGCGTCGGCGCTAGCTTCAGAACGTTTGAGACAGGGCATCCTGCCGTAAAAAGTAACCGAATCTGGAACTTGGACCGATTCTTGTGCAGAAAATGGAAATCACCATCGACCACAGTTACGGTGGTATCCAACAGCCAGTCGGGGAGAATGCATGCACTAACGGACGGTGTGCTGCGCTTATCGATAGGGAACAGGTGAACCCGACAATGACGCATGCCTAGATCAGGTAAGCATGCGTTACGGCACCATCCTTGACTACAAAATAATTGGCACTCAAAGGTAGGTTCAGCCGATACCACACCTTAAAGGATGATTGTTAGGCTTGTGAAGATAGTTGGCAcgcctttaaagatagttgatAGGTTTGTAAAGATAGTTAACAGGCTTTGAAAGATAGTTTAAAGGCCTGTCATTTTACTTTTGAGGTATAGTTCAGAGTATAATAGGTATGTAGTGAACTTACCTGCTGTGCCAATTATTCTGTGGCTGGTGAGTTTGTTGGTGAGCttagtaaaaaaaaaaaatgaaaaattGGAGAGTGGAGACCGCAGTCCGGGACCAGCCCATCtgaaccccccccctcaactaTCTTCAAAAGGCCTGCTAATGACGGGAGCGTAGAAAACCAAGTCTTCCTTATTTGTGAAGACCACTTGACTAATTTTTGGGCTGTTCACCTGAGAAGCAATTTTCATCATTCTGATGACACCAGCGGCCATGCACGTTTGAACCAACCCAAGTCGCCAACATCGTTGGACGTCCCTGCTCACATGTTGATTAGCGCTTACACTTGATAGCAATTGTTGAATATGGACCAACCACTTGTCATGATTGGCAAGCTTAGACACCCCCCCGTAGCAATCCTGTGTGGAACTGCAATCATCCGCCGCAGTGCTGAAGTCAGCATCTGCACGATGGACCGCCAACGATGGCAGGTGCGGTTGCTTACTACTATTCGTACTATATCAAGGACTCGCGACCGCTTGCATGATCGCTCCTTGTTCTCATGTTTTCCTCCCTGGTAAAACCCTTGACCTGACACCGATCACTATAACGAAGTCAACATGTTCGAGGCTAGCAAGGGGGCATGCATTGCCCTGTTTGCATCGCTCCTTGCCTTGATAGTGATTTTTGGGAGAAAAAAGCTCTATCCAAAGCCGTATCCTCAAATCCCGTACAATGCCCATTCAGCAAAGCGAATCATGGGCGATTTGCCAGATCTGATTCCCGCCATCAAGGCCACCAAAGCAAACTCCGAGTCCATCTACCGCATCACCACGCAAAAGCTCGGCAGTCCGAtcgcccagctcctcctACCAGGAAATCCGATGATCATCCTGTCCGATCCTTACGAGATCGAACGTATTCTGCGCAGTAACCAATTTGACAAGTCGGCCTGGTCCCTTTCTGTGGTTGGCCCGCTCTTCTCCAAAGCTACACTATCGCAACTCACCACTCCGGAGCTTAAGGCGCAGAAAGGCTCTGGGGAGATGTCATGGGCCTGGACTTTTTGAAGCGAACAGCGGCTCCGAAGTCCTACAGCTCAACAGTCGAGCTGGTCGAACTTTGGCGCCTGAAAGCAACCACCGCCCACAAGGGCCAACCATTCAACGTTTTAGAAGACTTGAAAAACGCGGCCCTGGACGCCGTATGGGTGTCCATTGTCGGTGAGGAGCCTGGGACTCTGAGGTatgagaagaggaagctggaACACGAACTGAAGGGCCAACCGTTCGACGATCCCGCGCCGCCAGGATCCTTCATGAAGGAACAAGTGGAATACATAGTTGATACCATCATGGACGCCAGCGCAACACCGTTTCCAGCCTGGGCGGTCAAGCTGGAGGTCTTGAAGCCACGTTTCCGCAGGTTCAGGAAGGTTGTGACACGGGAAATGAGCCGTGCGATGAAGAAGGCTTTGACGAGATATGAAGGCCTGGACCTGGACAGTCTTGGGAAGGATTCCATTGATACATGTGCCATGGATCTCGTTCTCCGCAAACAAGCTCTACAAGCCAAGAAGGCGGGCGTGGAACCTTCAGATCCCGCAAAGGACGTTGCTATGCTCGACGAGCTGTTTGTTTTGCTCATTGGTGTAGGTAGCCCGATATTCTCCCACTCTGCCAACGCTTTACTAACTATGCCAGGGCCACgactccaccgccaacacTCTGGCATGGTTCATCAAGTTCATGGAGACCTTTCCACAAGCCCAG from Podospora pseudoanserina strain CBS 124.78 chromosome 1, whole genome shotgun sequence includes:
- a CDS encoding hypothetical protein (EggNog:ENOG503PHMZ), translating into MRVSDFYDPNSYRVPLTVGCQISQCPLPLSTDTPKMNPHLYHLSEVSHSMVSSLCVAVWRYEADNWVLRTPSTDLSSFYALHYSTDPSCDSTNPICLPSPYYERNNTHSTGTHGEPSCAATFQPIIVHGHDNESLVRQYHQEPTLHHQHLMPPASHPHLSMGIQPALSPALRPPGMSANYEGNPACEANWSADIDDHLNTSVTGLPSDIDTKGLLGCIRKMGRIWATVINYPDSTRCHTSAAAKITFFDVQSAQRFLASYGDESQAGGWLVKGRMARVRPNRIRVAQKETPRENTRVVVISGPAHFLEYGNLERVFVSHGIEFQMEEVVGHRHKVEGWATVELRFGSYRGQAAQVMMLVKRKLRAFGIGARYGRDPCGE
- a CDS encoding hypothetical protein (EggNog:ENOG503P3G5; COG:S; CAZy:CE5); this encodes MKDLLSRALTLATALFQRQALVWDGTCSTGIHMIVARGSTEPDGYGRIGVVAQNASLLIPNSSIATIVYPATFENYFTSYATGASEFEKLVLQYVDACPDSKVALLGYSQGAHAMMDAVCGNSDDGFFVSPEFQKALGSQVIAMVAFGSPDFNKTHPWSVGTSTGAGLFARKNITACEPYAARIRSWCDEGDIYCDLGSDRSVHGSYFANYTLDAAEFIAERFNSSDTVVDLPTTTAPPTTTPTQSGTETTDGTTTETTTDTTTTSTPASGAGSFNPSWIMILLMAGTLMIWTELL
- a CDS encoding hypothetical protein (EggNog:ENOG503PHMZ), with amino-acid sequence MRPTTRINNTRVRRYHEIHEGNSGAGYGHPGLPLQFSTNVGLYVANDLSVFYPPHPVESRAFHRSYSAPDHDSLIGHPHAGFVGHFDDGLIGHSDAGIVGHPHAHGGYYPQFNLHSRSATPHAPSPLGLSGQYGLRPNAIPFDPSSPLVDLSSAPSPSNSAFLTFTGGALCLEDCDDDCPFADPYLPGWLERKGNEKDSSLEFLREDGEGASIMQTGWLERIARKRDACQAAASINWTDTTSSMGSGHTLWEDLRLVGLRGGELSGFGDLSDYVESPSGALSRSTTLAPSDQQSSTSRFFPRGISSDSGSISRSSTPSIRRQHLSSSQHHAIPSGAQSNTCRQNQITESPRPFNRLVQPLDANSSEQVREAFKRAQDAKRTVEPTDSPCSSTNNSQQSAWSVEDMAEDVPPDDSCSVFIFDLPKDVTLSKLLGSIRGYGRVRYSKNCSSGALVVFFEREAAQRLAQEGHLMVGGVQGNIRLAKCRIAQSTLPSEFSRVLVITGLTGGLSVAFLKECFEMKNIRYELDKIAMVSSGDMSALEFHFASHSQAAKVKEMIATDPYFRKKGTNATYGIDPCAEPSVVGSQEE
- a CDS encoding hypothetical protein (EggNog:ENOG503PBP2; COG:Q), translating into MGLDFLKRTAAPKSYSSTVELVELWRLKATTAHKGQPFNVLEDLKNAALDAVWVSIVGEEPGTLRYEKRKLEHELKGQPFDDPAPPGSFMKEQVEYIVDTIMDASATPFPAWAVKLEVLKPRFRRFRKVVTREMSRAMKKALTRYEGLDLDSLGKDSIDTCAMDLVLRKQALQAKKAGVEPSDPAKDVAMLDELFVLLIGGHDSTANTLAWFIKFMETFPQAQTELRAALSSAFGPGIPTLSQILEADIPYLDAACEEALRLSGTSNGVLRSPLQDTTILGYPVPKGSIIYMNIHVNHSSVLADESQRSETGRAAREKKDDGFKTPAGRDLGTYEPRRWLVRDETGKEKFNPNALPQLAFGAGVRMCFGRRLAVMQFRIAVTLLILSFEFQEVPEGMQSMACIERLFRTPQQPYAKLRVL